A genomic region of Ammospiza nelsoni isolate bAmmNel1 chromosome 3, bAmmNel1.pri, whole genome shotgun sequence contains the following coding sequences:
- the INTS7 gene encoding integrator complex subunit 7, protein MAASGKSFLADAGYGEQELDANSALMELDKGLRSGKLGEQCEAVVRFPRLFQKYPFPILINSAFLKLADVFRVGNNFLRLCVLKVTQQSEKHLEKILNVDEFVKRVFSVIHSNDPVARAITLRMLGSMASIIPERKNAHHSIRQSLDSHDNVEVEAAIFAAANFSAQSKDFAVGICNKISEMIQGLATPVDLKLKLIPILQHMHHDASLASSSRQLLQQLVTSYPSTKMVIVTLHTFTLLAASSLVDIPKQIQLLLQYLKNDPRKAVKRLAIQDLRLLANKTPHTWSRENIQALCESALNTPYDSLKMGMLSVLSTLSGTIAIKQYFSSAPGAAATTARSFDLVKLAQECCYHNNRGIAAHGVRILTNISASCQEKDLLPLEQDAVFGLEALLVLCSQDDSPGAQATLKITLTCMVKLVKCRPHLSQSVVESLLAQLHSAQDNARILMCHCLAAIAMQLPVLADGMLGDLMDLYKLIGQSATDKKQELLVSLATVIFVSSQKALSTEIKTVIKQQLENASNGWTAYRIARQASRMGNHDMARELYQSLLTQVASEHFYFWLNSLKEFSQAEQCLAGLQEESSSSALSCIAEALKSYHKGIASLTAASTPLNPLSFQCGFVKLRIDLLQAFSQLICTCNSLKTSPPPAIATTIAMTSGNDLQRCGRISNQMKHSMEEFRNLATRYGDLYQSSFDADSATLRNVELQQQSCLLISHAIEALILDPESASFQEYSSNGTAHVESEYERRMMSVFNHVLEEVESLNRKYAPVSYLHTACLCNAVIALLKVPLSFQRYFFQKLQSTSIKLALSPSPRNPAEPIAVQNNQQLALKVEGVVQHGSKPGLFRKIQSVCLNVSSVLQSKSGQDYKIPLDNMTNEMEQRVEPHNDYFSTQFLLNFVILGTHNITVESSVIDSNGIVWKTGPKTTIFVKSLEDPYSQQVRLQQQQQQGPAPAQQQQQRTAYSRF, encoded by the exons ATGGCGGCCAGTGGCAAGTCCTTCCTGGCGGACGCGGGCTATGGCGAGCAGGAGCTGGACGCCAACTCCGCCCTCATGGAACTGGACAAAG GCCTCAGGTCCGGCAAGCTCGGGGAGCAGTGCGAAGCCGTCGTTCGTTTTCCGAGGCTCTTCCAGAAATACCCGTTCCCCATTCTCATCAACTCGGCGTTCCTAAAGCTGGCCGATGTTTTCAGAGTGGG GAACAACTTCCtgaggctgtgtgtgctgaaaGTTACTCAGCAGAGTGAGAAGCACTTGGAGAAGATCCTGAATGTGGATGAATTTGTCAAGAGAGTTTTCTCAGTGATCCATAGCAATGATCCGGTTGCTCGGGCCATTACACTCCG GATGTTGGGCAGCATGGCATCTATCATTCCAGAAAGGAAGAATGCCCATCACAGTATTCGCCAGAGTTTGGATTCCCATGACAATGTGGAGGTTGAAGCTGCTATATTTGCTGCTGCCAACTTCTCTGCACAATCTAa GGATTTTGCTGTCGGAATATGTAACAAAATCAGCGAGATGATTCAAG GTTTGGCCACACCTGTGGACCTAAAGCTGAAGTTGATCCCTATTCTGCAACACATGCACCACGATGCCAGCCTGgcctccagctccaggcagctgctgcagcagctggtgaCATCCTACCCCTCCACCAAGATGGTCATTGTCACCCTGCACACCTTCACTCTGCTTGCTGCTTCTTCTTTGGTTGACATTCCCAAGCAG aTTCAACTTTTGTTGCAGTACTTGAAAAATGACCCCAGGAAGGCTGTGAAGAGGCTTGCAATCCAGGATCTGAGGTTGTTGGCCAACAAGACACCACATACATGGAGCAGAGAAAATATTCAG GCACTCTGTGAATCTGCTCTAAACACTCCTTATGACAGCTTGAAAATGGGCATGTTATCTGTTCTTTCCACGTTATCAGGGACCATTGCCATTAAACAGTACTTCAGCAGTGCTCCAG GAGCAGCAGCTACAACTGCCAGGTCATTTGATTTGGTAAAACTAGCACAGGAGTGCTGTTACCATAATAACCGTGGCATTGCAGCCCATGGAGTGAGAATTCTGACCAATATTTCAGCCTCTTGCCAGGAGAAAG aTCTTCTGCCTTTGGAGCAAGACGCAGTTTTTGGCTTAGAAGCTCTACTTGTTCTCTGTAGTCAAGAtgacagcccaggagctcaggCAACCTTAAAG ATCACGCTGACCTGCATGGTGAAGCTGGTGAAGTGCCGCCCCCACCTGAGCCAGTCCGTGGTGGaatccctgctggcacagctgcacagtGCCCAGGACAATGCCAGGATCCTCATGTGCCACTGCCTGGCAGCCATTGCCATGCAGCTGCCTGTCCTGGCAGATGGCATGCTGGGAGACCTCATGGACCTCTATAAATTAATTGGACAATCTGCCACAGATAAAAAGCAGGAACTCTTG GTTTCTCTTGCCACAGTGATATTTGTTTCCAGTCAGAAAGCTTTGTCCACAGAAATCAAAACTGTTATCAAACAGCAGCTTGAGAATGCCTCCAATGGATGGACAGCCTACAGGATAGCCAGGCAAGCTTCCAGGATG GGCAACCACGACATGGCCAGAGAGCTGTACCAGAGCCTGCTGACCCAGGTGGCCTCAGAGCACTTCTACTTCTGGCTAAACAGCCTGAAGGAGTTCTCCCAGGCCGAGCagtgcctggcagggctgcaggaggagagctCCAGCTCCGCGCTCTCCTGCATCGCCGAGGCCCTCAAGTCCTACCACAAAGGGATCGCCTCGCTCACG GCTGCTAGTACACCACTTAATCCTCTGAGCTTTCAGTGTGGATTTGTGAAACTCAGGATTGACCTTCTGCAAGCTTTTTCTCAACTTATTTGTACCTGCAACAGCCTAAAAACGAGTCCACCCCCAGCTATTGCCACAACCATTGCTATGACATCAGGAAATGATCTCCAGAGGTGTGGCCGCATCTCCAATCAG ATGAAACACTCAATGGAGGAATTCCGAAACTTGGCTACACGATATGGAGATCTCTATCAGTCATCTTTTGATGCAGATTCAGCAACTCTAAGGAATGTAGAACT acaacagcagagctgcctgttgATTTCACATGCAATAGAAGCTCTGATTCTGGACCCAGAATCTGCAAG tttccagGAATATAGCTCAAATGGAACAGCTCATGTTGAAAGTGAATATGAAAGAAGAATGATGTCTGTATTTAATCATGTGCTAGAGGAAGTGGAATCCCTCAACAGGAAGTATGCTCCTGTGTCTTACTTG CACACAGCTTGTTTGTGCAATGCTGTCATTGCCTTGTTGAAGGTGCCCCTTTCATTTCAAAGGTACTTTTTCCAAAAGCTGCAGTCTACAAGTATTAAG CTTGCTCTGTCCCCATCTCCAAGGAACCCAGCAGAGCCTATAGCAGTACAGAACAACCAGCAGCTGGCCCTCAAGGTGGAGGGAGTGGTTCAGCACGGATCCAAACCAGGCCTTTTCCGTAAAATCCAGTCTGTCTGTCTCAATGTCtcttcagtgctgcagagcaaatCTGGACAGGACTATAAG ATTCCTCTTGACAACATGACCAATGAAATGGAGCAGAGGGTGGAACCGCACAACGACTACTTCAGCACCCAGTTCCTGCTCAACTTTGTCATCCTTGGCACCCACAACATCACCGTGGAGTCCTCTGTGATAGACTCAAACGGCATTGTCTGGAAAACTGGGCCTAAAACAACGATTTTTGTCAAGTCTCTGGAGGATCCCTACTCGCAGCAGGTTcgcctgcagcagcagcagcagcagggcccggCCCCagcgcagcagcagcagcagagaacgGCGTACTCGCGCTTCTGA